In one Bacillus sp. SM2101 genomic region, the following are encoded:
- the rpsP gene encoding 30S ribosomal protein S16: MAVKIRLKRMGAKKSPFYRIVVADSRSPRDGRIIETVGTYNPVAEPAQVNINEELALKWMQDGAKPSDTVRNLFSKQGIMEKFHNAKNSK, translated from the coding sequence ATGGCAGTAAAAATTCGTTTAAAACGTATGGGAGCAAAAAAATCTCCTTTTTATCGTATTGTAGTAGCAGATTCACGTTCACCACGTGATGGTAGAATCATCGAAACAGTTGGAACATACAACCCAGTTGCAGAACCAGCTCAAGTAAACATCAATGAAGAGTTAGCTCTTAAGTGGATGCAAGATGGAGCAAAACCATCTGATACTGTTCGTAATCTATTCTCAAAACAAGGGATTATGGAAAAATTCCATAATGCTAAAAACAGTAAGTAA